The Ziziphus jujuba cultivar Dongzao chromosome 3, ASM3175591v1 region tttttaataatcaaacTACACCAAATTAATTGAGTTTCCAACAACAAATCTTATATGAACACGAGGAGGAAAACAAAGAACATAATAATTTCCTCcattagtgaaaaaaaaaaaaaaaaaacaagaacaaatttTTAATCGCTTACAACTAGAAAATCTCTTTTGTTAAATAAGACCAATCCAATCAAAAAGATATCTATGAATTTTTCCCATATATAtactcaaaattattttgaaatttaaatgacAAATTCATccggattaaaaaataataataataattaaaatactacTAAATCATACCTTGCAGTTTCCTCACCAAGCTTACGCAGAAATCCACACAACACCATCCACATCTCCAAGAAATCACATACTGGTTAGTAATATGGTCAAAGCTGACAAGATCTCCTAAAACAAAGATAAACATTTAAACTTTCaattagagaaaaaattaaaaggggtatatcattttagaatttgaagaattttaaaagtctttagAAATTTaaaggtattcgatttagattttaaatgagtttatacaaatataatgatattcaattcaaattttaatggatttttaatacagatatattcaattaagactttatagaataattttaaaatctataggTATTCAAAAATCCACACAACACCATCCACATCTCCAAGAAATCACATACTGGTTAGTAATATGGTCAGAGCTGACAAGATCTCctaaaacaaagataaaaattgaaactttcaatcagagaaaaaattaaaggggtaaatcaatttagaatttaaagaattttaaaagtttataaaaatttaaaggtactcgatttagattttaaacgagtttatacaaatataaggatattcaattcaaattttaatggattttataaaaattcattaaaataccAATATATTCATTTAAGATTTTATAGaatacttttaaaatctataagtattcaaaaagtcattgattttaaaatattttaaaaaataatagattttaatatatttgaaaggattttacaaataaaattgtgaaaaaaatgatcaatataaaatcctatatttacttcaaatatttcattggattcttataaattttttataaagtttatggAATTACATAATAATCCATCAACTACTTAAAAGTTTATtactcattttaaatttatcaaactctaaattaaatatatcctataaattaatataaaaaaatacatatatatatatatatatatgtctttctttctttttttaatgaaaaaatcaGAGAACCAAATAGagggagaaaaagagaaaaaaaatcccaGTCAAATTGAGAATAAGAACCGCAAAGCGCAACAAGTTCCGATTGGATAATATCTTCAAACAGGAAAAAACTCTATGTGTTTTTTTGGATACTCCTTCCATTAGGTAAAGGACATTTGGACAAACTCTGCCACATCATTCTACTAAAATACAGCTGTAAAATTGATTAACAGACGTCAACGTTAAACGTCGTCTTCCTCCCTCTACAACTCTAaacttcatcttcttcctctttctcaCATCACAAAGAAAAACCGAAAGTTACCTTCAAAAATCCATAAATGTAGAACCATCTAATACTCAGATGAGCCTCAGTCGAGATTTGGCCCTCtttcagaaacaaaaaaaaaaaaaaaaaagttggagaGCTACACTTGAATGGACCCTTTTATtgttttctcttaatttttttaattattatctttttcaatCAGTTTTACATGCTGGATTTGACTTTTGATTTTTTGGGTGGGTTTTCTGCGTTGTAGCTGCTATTAAGAAAACTGGTTGATTTTTTTtagggatttatttatttatttatttttaaatctggtGGCTGTggtacatattaaaataatttattttcactgcgtttaaaatgttttacataacttaaaaaatatataacaatataaataGACATCTGAACTgattgaagaagaaagaaaaattggagATGAGATTGGCGTTTTAAGGACTACGATTCGGTTCGGATGGCCTTTCGTCTTTCAAGGTTAACGTGGTTTTTTTAACGCTGTCACAGCAGTTAGGCAGCTGATGTGGCAAAGTTTGTCCAAATGTCCTTTATTTAATGGAAGGAGTATCCACTCACTCAGTACTCCGGGAGTATTAgagttttttttcccttcaaacaccctctctctctatctcttagTCTATCCCTCAGTAAGACTGAGAGTACGTGAGAAGCATCTCTTTCGATACAACTTCCCTCATTTGGACTTTGTTTGTTGGGCTTGATTTACACTGACGGGCTTAAATTTTCAGTGACGGGCTTGGATTTGCAATGGGCTATCAAATTCACTAATAACAGTCAatgttctaaaaaaaaaaaaaaaaaagtcaatgttCCAATACTtccttttttggtaaaatatatatacatatatataatttttattttttgcctgAAAACAATTAAGATTTTTGCGAAAACTAAAATGatactatttttgttttggtgaataaaatGATACGATTCGCTTTTCTCAATAAGCACTTTAAAATTGACAAACTCTATACGTAGACTTGTGCGGCCTAAAAGAGAATTTGcattaaaaaattctaatatataACAAAGATAAAAGTGTTactagaattttgattttgaatgaaTTATTAAGTTTTGGGGttaacaatattatattatatattgatatcaATGAGATTgcatggatattatattttatcttaatattaATGTTGCCATAACTTAAAACCACCCTAAAAAATTAAGCCTAAGCTAGaagttataaaaattgaaaagttaaattgataatattgatcaaacaagttaattttaatggttgaatatatctatatgtatccATGAAAGCATATGGAATGccgaaaaattttaaataatttataagttagataatttatttaaaaaataaaaatagcaataTGATGTAAACATGATTAGTGATCAATTTTTAGAAAGTGGGTATTCAATTAAtgctattaaaatataaaaatattttttttaacactaaaTTTTGAATCTCGTTACCAAAAAATAACCATTCGCATGTCTTATCAAAGTGTTCGCATCGGTTGAACCAACTAAAACagagattaattaaaaaaaaaaaaaacaaaataatattaatattaatattaataaaatttcccACATATACAGGTTTAGACTTTTATAGAAATTTGCAGAACTCCCATGAATTACGagctgtttgtttttattttattttttatattttataaaaaggtACACTTCAAGGTACCCAATTCAAAATTGTGTTCCAACAAGTAAcctgtaaaatatatatatatatatatatatatatgttttttttttctggggttaaaataaaataaaattacttgtAATAGATAAACTTGGCAAATCTGGTTTCACTAGTCActattgctttatttttttgttttcttatcaaaacccaaattttgaagaaaattaagaatattttaaagattgtaaattaatttcctttaaagaatttttatttttattttttttacttttctaatcATTAAGTATGGAACATTTCTATAAAAGTAGGAAAGCCAAAACCATTCGAAAATCAAAAATTCATACATAAGATTTTTCACAAACTTCAAATACACCACCAGTATTGATAAAATTTGCATCTTATTGTACATTAAGTTCACATTAAAAAGTATCTACATTACTGTTTTGCATTGTAAaggaaacaaaaagtagaaaacgTAAAAACCATAGCTGATAATTATTTTCACATGCTTAATATAATTTGATCATCTTTTGGTCATGTTCCATTTAAAACAGTAGTATTCTGATGGTCCGTAGTCTCACCACCTTCATTTTCATTCTCTCCAGTCAACTCCTCAAGTGATATCCCTTTGGATTCCGGAACCAACAATGTAAACAACATTCCAAAGAAGTTGATCACTCCAAGCATAATCAGAGAATTCTTCATACCGATACCGGGCGGGTAACCGGCATCTGTCTTCGTCGGATTGGTGTTCTGCGCCGCATACAAGAATCCAAAAGCTCCAACAATCGCACCGGCCTTACCGGCAGCTGCGGAAATTCCATGGCAGGTAGATCTAAGCCTCGCCGGGAAAATCTCCGCCGGGACGACGAAAGTCGTCGCATTTGGTCCGAAATTAGCAAAGAAAAATGTCAAGGAGTACATCACAAGAAACCCAATTCTGTGTTCTTTTTTAGTCCAATGATGGTAAGGTATTGCTAAAGCAAACATGAACACGGTCATGAAGAAGAAACCCATCAATTGGATTGCGAAACGACCTATATAATCGATAAAAAGAACAGTGAACCAGTAACCAGGCACAGTACCACACAGTGCAATCAATACTTGTGCTCTAGCAACCCGATAAACCTCATCGATCGCGTTCATCGTCTCCGCTGAAGGAAGCCATCCGATAGCCGAGAAGATATCCTTTTGGAAAAGATTCGAGCTGTAGTAAGCGATATCTAGCAAGAACCATGTTGAAGTTGTACCGAGCAAGTGAAGTCCATGGCGGCGAGCGAATTCCTTAGTGAATAAACCAAAAGAATTTGATGTGTCTCTAGCCAGCTTCTCTACCTTCTCTTCCTCGGCTTCGAGTTCGACACTCAAAACCTTAGACATATCCGAAGCAGCTTGTTTAGCATTCCTCGCAACCAGCGCGGTGTAGCGAGCAGTTTCGGGCATTTTCATACGCCAGTAGTATGTTAAGACTGCTGGGACTGCTCCAAACATTAAAATGATTCTCCAAACGTAATCTGCTTGAGGAGCAAGAGACTCTACCCGGTTTTCTTTGTATGTTGGAGCTTTGAATTGATGATCGAACGCGGCGGCGACGACCAAAGCCACAATCCCACCTCCTAAAATACCAAACCCTTGCATGGCAAACACAGCCGCAATGAAAGCTCCACGAGTCTTCTTGTTGGCGTACTCGGACATGATCGTAGCGGAAAGAGGATAGTCTCCGCCGATACCGAAACCGAGCCAGAACCGAAAGAAACAAAGAGTGGTAATTACTCCATTAGCTTCTTTCCCAAATGAAAGCCCAGAGGCTATGGAGCAAATAACCATAAGAAGAAGGGTAATACCGTAGACTTTCTTCCGACCAAGTTTGTCTCCGAGCCAGCCGAAGAAGAGTTGGCCGGCGAGAGTTCCGCACAGCGCGACACCATTTACGGCAGCGGCGATGTTGGGAGGCAAAGTTCCGGGCTTTGCTTTTGTAGTGTCAGTGTAGTAAATGCGACCGAGAAGCTTTGTGACCGGAGGGATACAGAAAAGATCGTAGGCATCGGTGAAGAAGCCCATTCCGGCGATGACGATGGCCGTGAAATGGTAGAGCTGTGTTTTTGCAAGGTCGAGTGCGTTAAGCACTCTCAGTTGGTCTCCAGCCATGGCTACAAGAAATATCTCTGTAAGTGGATATCGGGCTTAATTCTTACAAGTCCTCCtgcatatgaataaataaagaaaagaaaatataagctATGTGTTACATAATTACACCACCAATTATTGACGGCCACGTATACCAACACTATTTTGAAAAGTCAATAAAAAACCAACATCGTCGTCAATCCCTAATATCCTAAAAGTGAAACGTCGCCGTTTTAAATCAATTACCGTTCGCAAATTTAGCaaatttgttttgacttttagaATTCTTATACATTTACTTGATgatcctctttttatttttccatttctatggctctttttttttttttttaatacattgaaATCTATGTCAACACATGTGTAATTTgagtattaataatatatttattaattttttaaatttaaaataatgtcATAATATCATTTGGACTTGCAATGAAAGGATTgagattgaaaaaataagcaCAATCAAagtgttaaaaataataataataatatattctaATTCATTCTAGAAAAAACGatcaagaaaaagaagattGACTTGGGGGAAGTGTACTTCACTACGTGGAaactagttaatatatatatatatatatatatatagagagagagagagagagagagagagagagagtgatgtATTAGTATGGAACCTTGGGctctattgaaaaaaattataatatatttaaacttCAAAGAAAAATGAGGTGATGAAATTGACATATAAACTATTTTGActaacaatttatattttttaagctaTTATTTGATACGCAGCCATGACTTTTAAGTCATATTAGGCAGATCCAATGTTTCGGATTGAAAGAAGTTGAAGAGagccaataaataaaaacaaaaacaaaaacaacaatgaGAATTAAAGCTTGATTGTCGTTGCAGTTTCTAGAGACCCAGAAAATTTTCCCGTCTCATTATCGTGAAGGAGGTAATTTAATGAAATCATATCCTTTCCTTGATATATAAAcaaggtaaataaaataaatttaaaaaaaaaaaaaaagtaaagaaagagaaaaccatctatcttgtcCCTAGAAGCCCcactccaaaaaataaaacaaaacacatGACCAACAAGCCAACAGCTTTGTTAAGCAACTTGGTTAAAACCAATCAAGTCATCATGTCCAGATTAGCTCATGAGCAGCCTCCACCGGTTGTAAAGAACCAAGAACTCACAGTTATATATGTAACCAAGATATATGGTTGcctttttatttaagaaaaaaaagtaaggtAAAAGAAACccttaaaataaaacaaaataaagctaCTCTGTTTAAGGTAAAAGAAACccctaaaataaaacaaaataaagctactctgttttttttttttgctcgaAAATTTTTCAGAAAATCTGTCTTAATTTACATGGCAAATTTTGATTGATTAAGATAAAAGAATTAtttcaagtaaaaaaaataataataaataaaataattattactttcTTGATTAGGCAATATAGTAGTAGTTGTGTGGACCCGAAATGTATCCAAAAAAACACAGTTCCAATATCCATGGAAAAAGAAactctcataaattaatttatggatAAAAGTGAGAATGAGTATGGGATTGAGAGACTTACCTCAGCTTCCCTTGGATTGGAGAAGAAAACTGAAGAAGATAGATAAATATTGATATCTCGTTTAGGATAaacagataataataatatttgggATATGGAAATTCAAACTCGGAATTATTTTCCGAGGAAGAGTAAGAAGCTTTATCGGCTGTGGTGTGGAATGAAGTGGTAACTAAGCGgcctaccatatatatatatatatatatatatatatgtggaggaCAGATCCTTAAAATAACCAGAACCATGAAAGGCATCTGAGGCAGATACCAAACTCTTCATCAGCATAAGGATTAGTCAACCCTTTCACAAAGTCACAACCACACAAAAGTCTTTCAACAGATGGCTTCATTTTCTGTTAACTTgtttttatatcattaaatgtcATATtcattcttaaaaataattgagAAAAACCATTAAATTCAaggtattttctatttttctatttttttccatttttgttttggttcctTATTGCTTTAATAAAAGAGTGACTACTAGACGTATTGTAAAGGATAATGTATTTTACGTTTAACACATCCCAGACTTCCCAGTTAATAACTGACGCGTATGCATACCGACATGTCAGGTCAAAGGTCAACACAAATGATCAGTATTTTACTAAAACGGTGCGTTTTATCCCTCCATTcccctaattaaaaaaattgcttgAGTTGgagtttttaaataattaaaagaaaaatatactgCATTAATTTCCGTATTAGAGACGAAACGTTTATAACAAAACGGTGAAAACTAAATTCTATTTAGTGTCTTATGCATGGattcttattttctttccaGTGTTCCATACTCCAcatcttatttgttttactaTTTATTGGTGACAAAGGAAATAGTGATATTTACAGTTTtcgtaattaaatataaatgaaaaggcTGTAAATTAATCTGAAAATAAATAGGATTTACCCACCATATTCTTTGATCGTTaaattaaggttaaaaaaaaaaaatcaaacttttactcagcagaaaataataataataataataataatcaaacttTTAATAAACGAAAAGGTGTACCGCGCGTCTACGCATATGACTACGGGAGTTAATagttgcagaaagcttgaaggGGTTGGTGACGGGTTCTCTCATGGAATTAAGACactttatttgctttttatcaTCTTTGTTTACTCTTCACGTATTGAATTATTGACTTGGTAGctttatttaattgaattgcTAAACGTGTAAACAAGGTGGACCTAAATGgagaaaaagaggaaatatATTCAGAGTTTCATAATTCGTTTATGTTCATTTCcaaaaatatacttattatCTTTGTGACcatgacaaataaaatttatatgctatGTTGTTTAGCAATTCAAATAGTAATTggatatgatttatttttttaattaaattttaaaacaaaaaataatacataatcaaatgcaattaattaataattattatatgggtaataattttattaataacaaatatcaaaacatttttcatatgtcataattaatttgtttatcttTAAATGAGATACTATGTTAGGTAAGTATAATATGACTGGTAAGAGATAGAAAATTGGTGCCATGGAGGTATAGACCAATAAGGAAgtgatgaaaaataatttttccaaacttGACTGTTTTGTATAATGATATGAAAGAAGAGAAAATTAGTATTATAACCTAATTGAAAATGAAGGgaaggaaaatattttatttttttaaagaataacatatacatatatacatatatatatttatatatatatatatatatattaattcttaTAATGCTCGAACGGGATTTAATTTAGGGGGATTTATAACccattactatttttattttattttattttattttttgtaaaatatctGGCAATGTAAAATATATGGCAATCCATTActtttgttgcattttttgGACATCTTTTTGATGAAATTGTCTTTTTGACATGCtcaaaaattttggtttgtttttggaaaatattaatttctaaatttgaATATCTCCACCTTGGAGAGGGGGGgaaaaatccatcatttttctgAAGTTAAATTAGAGGGctcttcaaaattcaaatctcaattcaaaacattattttcactttttttttttttttttttttttttggttgccaaCTCGCACTGTCCCACATCACTAGGAACAGTATCTAAAACATAGCTGACTTGTGTTGACTCTCTCTTGACTTGCTATTTTATGGCTTTAGTAAATGCCCATAAAACTCCTAAAAAAGCTTTAGTTCAATCATATCATGGTAATTAAcagcaataatatttttttttataagttttaaaaactaaaaaaaataagaaaacagcAATAACATTTTGTGAATTCAAATTTGTTTTCTAGCTCAGTCAAATCCCACACGTGATGATAGTGAACAAtcgcatttttattatttgggtCAAAATGGATTTGTAACATAGAGCTACAGGTACACGCTTAATTTGCATACATTTTCCAAACACTGCCATATAATTTGCTTTCTTCTGCATGAAAGCCTTCACAAAAGAAATATCTACATTATTCTTAGCATTTCAAGTTgtcacaaagaaacaaaataaaaaccaaacaaaaaggaaaaaaaaaaaaaaacaaaagaaaaaaaaagaaaaaaaaaaaagagcactaTAAATTTCACTAAGctccttttttaatatttctcttttgtattttttgtttctatcaTACTGGAACAGTTCTACTAGAAACTGACTCAGTAATCTCAACACCTTCACCTTCATTCTCTCCCGTCAACTCCTCCAGTGATTTCCCTTTGGATTCCGGAACCAACAATGTAAACAACATTCCAAAGAAATTGATCACTCCAAGCACAATCAGAGAATACTTCACACCGATCCCCGTCGGGTACCCAGCATCGACCTTCCTCGGATCGGTGCTCTGCGCCGCATACAAGAAACCGAAAGCTCCAACAATTGCTCCAGCCTTACCTGCAGCCGCAGATATTCCATGGCAAGTTGACCTCAACCTCGCAGGGAAAATCTCGGCCGGGACAACGAAAGTTGTGGCATTGGGTCCAAAATTCGCGAAGAAAAACGTAAGCGAGTACATAACAACAAAACcgattctattttctttttcagtccAGTGATTGTATGGAATTGCAAGGGCAAACATGAAGACGGTCATGAAGAAGAAACCCATCAATTGGATGAAGAAACGACCCATATAATCGATGAGGAAGACAGTGAACCAATAACCAGGCACAGTACTGCACAGCGCTATGAGTGTTTGTGCTCTCGCAATCCGATAAACTTCGTGTATAGCATTCATGGTGTTCGCCGGCGGAATCCATC contains the following coding sequences:
- the LOC107407530 gene encoding probable inorganic phosphate transporter 1-3, which gives rise to MAGDQLRVLNALDLAKTQLYHFTAIVIAGMGFFTDAYDLFCIPPVTKLLGRIYYTDTTKAKPGTLPPNIAAAVNGVALCGTLAGQLFFGWLGDKLGRKKVYGITLLLMVICSIASGLSFGKEANGVITTLCFFRFWLGFGIGGDYPLSATIMSEYANKKTRGAFIAAVFAMQGFGILGGGIVALVVAAAFDHQFKAPTYKENRVESLAPQADYVWRIILMFGAVPAVLTYYWRMKMPETARYTALVARNAKQAASDMSKVLSVELEAEEEKVEKLARDTSNSFGLFTKEFARRHGLHLLGTTSTWFLLDIAYYSSNLFQKDIFSAIGWLPSAETMNAIDEVYRVARAQVLIALCGTVPGYWFTVLFIDYIGRFAIQLMGFFFMTVFMFALAIPYHHWTKKEHRIGFLVMYSLTFFFANFGPNATTFVVPAEIFPARLRSTCHGISAAAGKAGAIVGAFGFLYAAQNTNPTKTDAGYPPGIGMKNSLIMLGVINFFGMLFTLLVPESKGISLEELTGENENEGGETTDHQNTTVLNGT